The genomic stretch atttatttacaaaacaatgtttcatcTAATTCAATGTATGTTTATaataatgttggtattaaaaaaagtggtatgaatgaaaattcctcTATGTTGTGGCATCAAAGATTGGGATATATCTCAATAAAgagaattaaaaggttagtaAATGATGAAGTATTAGATACTTTAAATTTTACTGACTTTTATTTATATGGATTTCATAAAGGAAAGTAAACAGACAAGTCCAAAAAGGTAGTAAAACATAGACACTTATGATCAGAAATACTTCAtctcttttattaatgattattcaTAATACATGTATCTTTACATGTTTCATAACAAGAACAAAGCATTGTATGCCTTTGAGGTTTACAAGACAAAAGTAGAGAAATAATATGGaaaataaatcaagatcatgAGATCAGATAGAGGTTTCCTTTGATTGTATCAAATCATCACCTTGGGTATCTATTTTTCAAGTTCATCTTGACACCTCAATGAGCCTTAAATCTcattcaataatcaatcatatctTTTATGTGTACAACATGTACATAACCAAGTTACGATTGTACTTTTTCTTATAGAACGGGTGTACTCTTGGCCATGCACGGGTATACATGGCATTATTTTGGAACATAATCACTCTTATGGCTATTCCAAGCATAGATCCCTAAAATCCATTAACTACAGACATGACACTCTATAGTGCATAAGCATACCTCTTTGGAACTTTGGCATGTACTGTCATCTCATGTTGTATAGATGTAAATGTAAGAAAAAGAAGGACGTATGGATGTACCTGTTTACTACATACAGACGTACCTATTTCAATAACACATAAAATCACTCCCAATTATTCTTTCAGATATAAATGCTTGAAAACAAAAGGAATACAGACGTACATgtcttaaattcaaaattataagaaCTCTTTACTCAAAGAATAGATCAAGCAAACATGATGTATCAATTACAAACAAGaatgtttatgaatttattatgaaaatataaggAAGACGATCCTACTTATATGGTTTTTGTAAGCAAGCAATGTTGTCATTGGTACTATTTTTTCTTAGCTTATTCTCCTACTAGAAACCTTCATTGTTGGTTATCGGATGCTTTTCCTCTCTCAAACAAACTCactatctctctctttttgaaTGAAAGGTAGTAATGAATCATGTTTTATTCTTGGCTAGAGACGACTTTGTATATTTATGCCTTTCTTCCTTCGATCAGGATTCTTACTTAATTTGGGAGTCTTGACATTTAACTGCATACGATCGTACATTTTTAGAAGTATGGGTGTACATCCTTTGTTAAGATGTACAAACATGCATTTCTCGAGTGCACAACTATACATAAGCCAAAATAGATTTCTACTTTTGATTTTAGCCCAATTTGACCGAAATTCAATATTAATCAtatgaaaagaataataataccTTTGGAGCATACATGAGGGTGTTATATTTCTCCCCtccttattcaaaattttgtccttaaaatttGATTCGAACTATTCTAGGTGGCAATCTCTCATATCTTGCTCAACCTCCTAAGTAGACTTCTTAGCTTTTTGAGGATTTTGACCAAACAAATTTGCTTGTTTTGAAGCACCTTTTCTAATCTATCTATTTACCTTACTAGTAGCTCCTTGCACACAAAGTCCTTGGTTAACTTTAACTCATTAGTCCTCAACATGTGGATTGGGTCTCTCATGTACTTGCAAAGCAATAAGACATAAAACACATTGTGGATACAATCCATGTTAGCCAGTAAGACAATTCTATAGGCTAATTTGCCTTTATTGTGATGGCTTATACAATTAACAAGTTAAGGAGGTTATCTTGTAACTTGTTGCACAAGTCATTGATCAATTTTGGAGAGATCTTATCATTCATAACTCAAAATTTCCAAGAACCTCTATTCTTTAGTTATTGTGAGGTGGTAATAGTCACCACTCCTAGTTGATCAATGTAGAGAAACGTTGGCAACATAGGCTATAAAATTTAATGCatctttgtttcatttttttgctCTAACAAAGCATGTGGTCACCATGTCATTGTAATGTCTTTTTGTACTTTTCTTACAAACAACACCAATTATTGATGTAAAATTTTCcaccaaattcaaaattattgtcTGGGTATTCAAAACTCAATATCTTCATCCTTTTGGCCTCGAATTGGTCTCCTTAACCTTTTCATTGTAATGGTAATTTTTGTCCCTACATTAAAGCTACAAAGACATATATGAGATTGCAAGGTTAGAGCAAGAACAAAGGCTAATTCATATGATTGTCAACTTTGATATAGAGTGCTCTAATGTAACTCTTCTTTAAATGAATATTGAGATTTCATTCCTTGTCATTAGTCCACTTTATGTAGTGAAATAAGCTAGGGCTAAGAGAATGTTATCCCTTATTATGGTAGGATTCAGGTCATGGAAGAATGTTTGAAGTGTAAGTAAGGTTTGGTGcattctcaaactctcacctataaagtttcaaaaactcaaacacctacctttctattaaaattctctattagagttaaagataaaaccattattaataaaaaatatttaaaaactaaaattttatctcgtTTTCTCCCTCAATTTAAAAAGCTAACAATTCTACTTATCTCTCCCTTCGGGTCTCTCTCATCTCTCTCTTTGTCTAACATGAAGACTTGTCGTCTTTGTTTGAGAGATGAAAATGAGTCTGAGATGAAAATCATTGCTTTTGTCTCAGACGAAGACTCGTCTTCTTTGTTTACAATGAAGCCAGCAAAGGAGGGAGATGAGAGAGCTCGAAAGGGAAAGAGAAGTTTGAAGGGAAAAAGAATGTGATCGGAGATAGCGAAGTTTGTGAAAAAGTGGtgattgaaaaaatcaaaccctaaggggggaaatgcaacttttcaaaATCACGAGCAAGAagaaattgttggttttttaaactaatggagaaaatgagttaaattttagttttttaaatatttttttattaaataatagttttatccttaatcttAACAAAGAATTTTAGCAAAAGGGtagatatttgggtttttgaaattttgtgggtgagagtttgagaattGATCAAACCTTGGGCAGGAACAAGTCTTTCCACCTATTGTGGTCtttattcattttctatttattttttccctctttAGATTCTCTAATTGAAGAACAACTCTATTTCCCATTTGGAGAGAAACGCCCTTTAAATTGCTTGCTTGGTGTTAGGGTTCTTCGGATACTACATGAGTGTTTTATTAaggggaaattatattaaatacccattttacccttttattaaacaaaaatgctcatttttcctattcctaagcaaaaatgcctatttttcctattcctaagcaaaaatgccctaattgttttttaaaataccaaaattactcttaatcaaatctatataaactccctcactctcattctcattgtatacacttcttatatcacttaaatactcactctcactctcatttttacttaatatcaattaatacAGGTTCATTCGAGAGGAAGaaatatttctgaattcaaattgaaaaagatcaattcgtgaaaactacattgaaaataacatgttaagaataaatagatatattgaaataccctagaattttaataataaaaaaatcactcgaaaatctaaaaaaacatatctgaattttgaaaactacacattcaAATAGTTTATGAATGAGAAAATcgaaaaattgatcaaaaatttcgtaattacattgtaaaacgtgtctaaaaaagcacatcataattacaaatatcaaatttgaaaactacatataaaaaaagtctagccctgtcacaaacaaactcaaaatcacaaaaaccgaaaatcttaaatttgataaaactacATAATAtacattgaaacagttttattttggcctccaaatttggCACAACTAGCAAAGCTAGTTGTTGTTATGGAGCCCAAAATGAGCTTcgtgttgatatattacaggctcCGTAACACCTtctggatcaaaagttatggtcgttcaaagtttGTCTCATATAggccctatagttttaaaaacgtTAATTTTCACCCAACCCATGGTTTTCATGGACTGCCCCACGGTTCAATGTAAAATTTACCACGAACCCCCGTGGTTCTCCCCTTGTTTCTCCTTGCccctaaaagtttgaaaaagttaaattcccccccccccccactcCACAAGCACCCGTGGGAGGTTACCGCAATGTCGGtagatctaacccattttccGGCCAAAAATCGATATTTCAGCCTTTAATTTCagcacaaatcaaatctacacatccaataacacaaaacctcttaagaaattcaagcaaaacaaccaagaatcaaaacattttatgcattgttcaaaatcgaaaccctaaatattcaaacctcaaaatctccctcaaatctcaataatcctaacaataaattgactcaaacaagaagtgagatgatgtactatccttatttatcatttttggtTGTCGGAAAACACGAAAAGTCGACAGATAGATAAAAACCCATTGACCCGTGGAAGATTCAAATTTTCTCTGATTTTAAACAGTAAATCCGTGGGAAAtatggggtttatatataagggcagtttggtcatttcccaaattaagggcatttttgcttaaaccttagaGTTTTAGGCAATTTTGCTTAACACCTACTAATTTtggatatttattataatttccctttattaaGCAAAATACCACAAGCAAAACGGAAAATTTTATCTGAACTCCTTATGAGTTGCTTCATTACCACGGCATTAATTTTCATCTAGCATACTAAAGAAGTGTTTATGTTTGTAATTGCTTTTCTAGAAGATTTGacaacttttaaatattattggttTACTAAGCTTTCTCCTAATGCCTATTGGCTATTTGgatgaaagaaaacaaattaatttaaatttgaataatatattattatgtaatttaataattttgaattaagataaaataacacctaattattatgtaatttaataactttaactaaaaatatacaCACTGAAGAACATGGTTTAGGAATTACTCcgtaaaaacataaatttatatgtatgcCTTGTCTCtcctttttcaataaaattttacacaaaCATTTGTCCTCAAAACTACCAAGGATATGGCTCGGTAATTGAAGCCCCATTCACTGAAAGTGGCTTCGTTTCCCCTCCGGAATGTTCGGGTTTGTCAACCCTGGATTAATGTCCCGTGAGCATGAGACGTGAGATTCTGTGGTGCCGTCCATAAAAAACGCAGGCTGTTTGGGAACTGGGAGAGTTAAAGAGTTGCTATTAAGCATTAGAACAACTGAAGCCATGGTTGGTCTGTCTGCTACATTTTCTTGAACACACAGTAGCCCAATGTGAATGCATCTAATCATTTCAGGTCTTGAACCCGATCCCAATGTTGGATCTACAAGATTCAACGCTGTTCCTTCCCTCCAATTTCTCCATGCCTGTAACAATTTATCAATCGTTATTGTCCCACACTCTTGCAGAAATACATGTAAAAATTAGGGGCTCATACTTACACAGCTAAGAAGGTACTCCACATGCCCCTCGTTAAGGAAAGAATTATTTTTCTGTCCGCTTACAATCTCCAAAAGTAACACGCCAAAACTAAAAACATCTGATTTTACTGAAAATTGCCCGTGCATTGCATACTCCGGAGCCATATATCCGCTGCACGATGacatcaataattataataatctttaattGAATTGTAATGTTGGACGTTGTAATAATTTTGTGAGAAGTGTAAGGTAATTTGCTATATAATTTCAAGGAAAGTAAAGTGTAATATGATACTTACTAGGTTCCGACAATTCTACTTGTATCACCTTGAGTTTGATCCATTTGAAACAATCTTGCCATACCAAAATCTGTAATTTTTGGATTCATTTCTGCATCTAGCAAAATGTTGCTAGCTTTGAGATCACGATGAATGATACGTAATCGAGAATCTTCATGAAGATAAAGAAGTCCTCGAGCAATGCcttctataattttatatcgCCTTTCCCAATCCAAATTGTGTCGTTTAATTGGATCTAGGCAGTTAAACATTTATTCAGCTTATTTGAAAACAAGAACAGATCCTATTATGTGGAAGCTTCATAACacagaacaaaacaaaaaaaaaaaatatgcagaAGTGAGTTTAATTACCAAATATGAAGTGATCCAGGCTTGTGTTAGGCACAAACTCGTAGATGAGAAGCCTTTCTTCACCTTCCAAGCAGAAACCCAGTAGCCTAACCAGATTCCTGTGTTGAAGCCTGGCCACTAATAATACTTCATTCTTAAATTCTAGATCTCCTTGTCCAGAATCTCTAGATAGTCTCTTTACAGCTACATCTTGTTGATTAGAAAGCGTGCCCTGAAAATTCAACAGAAAAGTTTATaggcagaaaataaaaaataaactaataatttccatAGTAATATATAGAATATATCATAATAACCTTGTACACAGCACCAAATCCACCTCCTCCGAGTTTATTTGCTCCGGAAAAGTCGTTTGTCGCAACTTTGATTGTGTTAAAATCATATTGCAAGGACTCTGCAGTTCTGATTTCATCCACAGCTTCAATAGTGGAACAAACTTTCAGCGGAAATGCCATTCGGGTGTCtcagtttgaaaaaaataaaaaatttaaaaaaagaaaaaacttctgATGAATGCATGACTGCATTCCAAAGCTACTTATCACAACAAAAATGCATTAATTCTAACTTCAAACCCTGGTTTTAGATGCTTTGTATAACTCTTCAGGGAGACGGTCAGAAAATCATGTAAATAAAACATGGCTATGGGAAGGggtcattttttaataaaagtgaaTTAATTGCTGCTCGATTTATTTGGAACTAATTAGTGGTAAATAATTTGGAACTGGTACtcgatttatttaatatttattgtataagtATAGATAGAATTTGTTGTTTCaacgaaattaaaataattaaatttcaaatatattgagATGTATAAGAAATTAAGAGCAAGCTCTTcttactttcaatttttttcttgggCTTCCTCACTTTGAAGCAGATGCAGATGAGGATAAGAAATATAACCAGAGCAACAGCTGAGACAACAATGATTATGATGACGACGGTTCCAGAAGAGTTACCTGCAAAATCTTTATCTTATCATATaacttttcatattaaattttcatcacTGTTATAGATTCTTATATGCaagaatgatattaaatttcCCGATGACATAAATCTTCAGATcttttgtgtgtgtatttatatatatatagtatagaTGGTAAAATTAATCTGTACCATTGTTTGACGGCGGAGGAGGCGGTGGTGCTTGATCGTCAGTTGTAGGGTCATAGAAACGATTGACCTCATACCTAATATTACAACTGGGAGCTAAAACTCTTCCTCCTTGCTTCCCATCACAACAATCTGAAATACTTCCAATTATGGTTTCAAGGCAGTCATTGCAGTCCATATTTGTCAAGTCGGGAGTGCACTGAACAAGTCCATACATTGTTTTAAAATCCGGGGCAGATGTATTTCCAGTAGCGAACTTGAGAACCGAACCGCCAGATTTAGCTTTACTTTTCAGGCTGTCCATTAATGTCCTCAGCACTTGATTGAATTCTTCCACACTTGATACATTATTAATGTTCCACATCCAAAATTCAGGAGAGACTTCTCTTGTGCCAAATATGGAGCGGTTTGAGTAGCGTAACATACATTCGTCATACCATCCAATAGCCTCCATTTTGTTGGGACAGAGCTGAGTGAGCTTATGTCGAGAATCATTGAGGCAACTACGGCAATCCTCTACTTTAACATCTCCTCTACAAAGAGCCATTGCGTTTACTTTGTCTGAGTTTTGTCCAACAGAAAAATTGTAGAATCCATTGGTGTTTGAAGAAACAGTAGAGAGGAGGGCATTGAGGTTTGCCTGGTACGTACTATTTGCTGTATAGTCACCTTTGCCGTTTTCGCAGAAGTAGTACAGGAAGTCTTGCTGGGCAATTGTGGGTTTAGCAATATGTAGAAGAATGAAACAAAGGAAAAGCATAAATCTTGAAGAGCCTGTTGTGATCATTCTGTATCTCTTGTGCAAAAATGCAAGAATTTTTTGTCTAGGCTACAATGTTCTAATTAAGGCTGTTTAATTAGACAAGTTGCTTCTCCGTTAATGTCAGTCAAGTGACAAGTCAACGAATCAGGATATTTAAAGTGAGAATGGAATAGGCTACTACCTGAcgtattcaatattttaaaaaatgaaaagtgGTTACGTCTCGTGAGTAAGTCGTGGCTGGTAAACGACAACCAaggaaatataattattataaagaaaCGCGTTTTCCCATGGACTTTTATTTAGAGATGACCAACCGATGGGTTGGGTCAAAACCGGCCTAAAAGGGTTCAAAGGAGTTGCCGAGAAAAGCCGAATAGAATTGtgtattattgatttatttatttaattgttttgagttttaaatCCCGTGTTTGCTTGCCTACACCATGATCAAATGCATTGAGAGATGCTATTGGAGAGGGAGAAGAGATAGGTAAGAAAAAGGAATAGTGGTCAGAAAAAGAGGATTGCAGCTTGAACAAAACCTTAAAGTAGAGAAAGAGAACAAAGTGacagtgaaaaaaatatattagtttttagaTTGCGGATTATCTCATCACATGTATGTATACCCGATTaggaattcaaaaattaataatccaTACCTGTTTTTGAGATAGATAAAACCCCTCTATACCAGGTTTACATTATCAAGTGCACacctaatttattttatttgttttataatagCCTCAAGTGGAAACTTCCCTCCGGGCgccaattatttttatttatttgtttatttaaattgacCAACAATGACAATTTCACGCCAGTCCCCTTCAAATTCAATGAATTAGAAGATGGAAGACCTTTGCAAATGCGTCAGCTGCACTATTTTGGCTGGAACTTCTGTTTCTCTTTTATCGaactatttctttcttttttttttttaatggagaaTTATGAAGAGTGTAATCACCAGACAAATCCATTGGCTTTTACTCATGTTAGAAGCACAATCAACAAGGCAACTATTGTCGGCCCAGATCTGCATTGCTGGCTTCCCTTTAGCCAAtaaaatttccttttctttttctttgttttttaacaaaatttattatttatatttttaaataagtgtaaatattttattgcataaaattattttagcaGACTTTATTTTGGTTGTATTTTTGGTATAACTTGTACAACTATTGGTTTGCCCCGCTTTCCTATTCAATGTAATCATTTTTAATACCAAGTGTCCTTAAATTGAACAGAATTACAATAAAATGTTCTTAAATTGcatgaattgaaatttatccCCGAATaacaagcttgagtttgactttcagaattttataaaaaggttgtaaatttatatatttacccTTATACAAATAAACGTTTTTCTAATTTCTATAATACAGATTTTGGAAATCGATTGTGTATTCAAATGGTGCGTAAATGTATGGCAAGATGCTTTGTAAGTTGCCAATACATAAATACAACAACATGCATTTGCTGGTTGCCAAAGGTGCAATGCATGTATCAATACATCTTTA from Mangifera indica cultivar Alphonso chromosome 6, CATAS_Mindica_2.1, whole genome shotgun sequence encodes the following:
- the LOC123218506 gene encoding putative receptor-like protein kinase At4g00960 gives rise to the protein MITTGSSRFMLFLCFILLHIAKPTIAQQDFLYYFCENGKGDYTANSTYQANLNALLSTVSSNTNGFYNFSVGQNSDKVNAMALCRGDVKVEDCRSCLNDSRHKLTQLCPNKMEAIGWYDECMLRYSNRSIFGTREVSPEFWMWNINNVSSVEEFNQVLRTLMDSLKSKAKSGGSVLKFATGNTSAPDFKTMYGLVQCTPDLTNMDCNDCLETIIGSISDCCDGKQGGRVLAPSCNIRYEVNRFYDPTTDDQAPPPPPPSNNGNSSGTVVIIIIVVSAVALVIFLILICICFKVRKPKKKIETVDEIRTAESLQYDFNTIKVATNDFSGANKLGGGGFGAVYKGTLSNQQDVAVKRLSRDSGQGDLEFKNEVLLVARLQHRNLVRLLGFCLEGEERLLIYEFVPNTSLDHFIFDPIKRHNLDWERRYKIIEGIARGLLYLHEDSRLRIIHRDLKASNILLDAEMNPKITDFGMARLFQMDQTQGDTSRIVGTYGYMAPEYAMHGQFSVKSDVFSFGVLLLEIVSGQKNNSFLNEGHVEYLLSCAWRNWREGTALNLVDPTLGSGSRPEMIRCIHIGLLCVQENVADRPTMASVVLMLNSNSLTLPVPKQPAFFMDGTTESHVSCSRDINPGLTNPNIPEGKRSHFQ